CGGCGGTCGTGGGCGGCGGGGACCCCGGGGCGGAGGCCACCAGACCCAGGACGAGAGCGAGCTCAGCAATCACGCGACCTCCGCCAGGAGGGCGCCGGCCGCAGCCAGGCCCCGAAGGGTGCGCACCCCGTGCCAGCAGAAATCCTCTCCCGGCACGCGCACGACGCGCGCGGACGGGAGGGCCCGCGCCCAGTGCGCTCGATCGGCGTCGCCGAACGGGAAGGGTTCGTCAGGCAGGACGACGAGCTCCGGCTCGAGCGCCGCGAGCTCCTCTTCGTCCGTCTTCGGCCACGGCGCGCCCGCGGCCGGGAAGGCGTTCACTCCACCGAACGTTTCCAGGAGGTCGGAGATGTACGTCCCGGCCGCAGCGGCCATCCAGGGCCCCTTCCAGATCAGGTAGGCGAACCTGACCGCCCGGCCCGCCCGGGCTGCCGAGAGTTTTTCCTCGACGGCCCGCGCCCACCCTTCCGCGACGTCACCGGTTTCCGTCAGCTCACCCAGTCGCCGAAGCAGCGGCGGGACGTCCGCGACGCGTGTCGGGTGGCTCACGTCGACCCGGTGCCGCTTCGAGAGCGCGGCGACGTCCGCGCCGCGGTTCTCCTCGGCGTTGCAGAGGACGAGGTCCGGCGCCAGCGCCGCGATCGCGTCGAAGTCGGGGTTCTTCGTACCACCGACACGCGGGATGCCCTCGAGCGCCTCGCGGGGGTGAACGCAGTACCGCGTGATCCCCGCGAGGCTCCCGCCGAGCCCGAGCGCGACGAGGCTCTCCGTGATCGACGGGCAGAGGGAGACGATCCGCATCAGGCGGCCGGCTTCTTCCTCCCGAGCAGCTCGTCCAGGACCTCCTTCGAGCCCTTCTTCACGTCCTCGTGGAGCGAATCGCCGTGAGCGTCCATCGTGACGATCAGCGGGAAGTCCTTCACCTCGTAGATCCACATCGCCTCGGGCACGCCGAGCTCTTCGAGGTGCTTCACGCCGAGGACCCGGACGACCCGCCGCGCGAGGACCTGCGCCGCGCCGCCGATGGCGTGAAGGTAGACCGCGCCGTGCTCCTTCAGCCCGGCGAGCGTCTTCAGGCCCATGCCGCCCTTGCCGACCACGCCGCCGAATCCGTACTTGCCGATGACGGCCGCCTGGTAGGGCTCCTCGCGGATCGACGTCGTCGGACCGGCGGCGAGAACGCTCCAGGAGCCGTCCTTCTCCTTCCGCATGACGGGACCGCAGTGATAGAGGATCGAGCCGCGCAGGTCGAGGTCGGGGTACTCCGGCCAGGTCTTGACCCAGAGCTTGTGGAGGGCGTCCCGGCCGGTGACCATGAGGCCGGAGACCTCCACCGCGTCGCCTCGCTTCAGCGACCGGACGACCTCGGGGGAGAGGGGCGTCGTCAGCTTCCTCGCCTCGCTCATTGCGCGTACACCGCCTTTCCGGAAGGAGCGATCTCGACGGACGCCCGCCGCGTCGCCCAGCACATGTAGCTGACGGAAACGAAGAAGGACGCGGGAAGGCGCGCGAGGTGCGTCATCTTCACGCCGAGAAGCGTCGTCCTGCCGCCGAACCCCATCGGTCCGACGCCGAGGAGGTTCCCCTTCTCGAGGAGCTCTTCCTCCGCAGCCGCCAGGGCGGGCTCCGGGCTCCTGTCGCCCAGCTTTCGGAAGAGCTGCCGCTTCGCCTCGGCCATTCCGCTCGCGCGGTCGCCGCCCATGCAGACGCCGAGAATCCCGGGCGAACAGCCCTTCCCCTGGGCCTGGAAGACGGCGTCGAGAACGGTCCGCTTCACGCCTTCGAGGTCCCTGTCGGCGCCCAGCTCCGAGTTCGGGAGAGAGTACTGCGACCCCACGTTCTCGCAGCCGCCTCCCTTCAGGATCAGGTCGGCCTTCAGACCCGCCCGCGCGTGCTCGTGGACGTGAACGATGGGCATCCCGCGGCCCGGCGCGTTCCCGGTGTTCCTTCCGCTGAGCGAATCGACCGAGTTGGGGCGGAGGTAGCCGCTCGCCGTCGCGACCTCGGTCGCCTTCGCGGCGGCCTTCTCGATCGCGCGGATCGAGACGCCCCGCGGCGCCGCGACCTCGAAGAGGGGCATCCCCGTGTCCTGGCAGACGGGCCGGGACGTCGCCGCCGCGAGGCGCGAGTTCTCGAGGAGAACCCCGAGCGTCTCGCGGGCCACCGAACCCTCGTCCTCGCGATCCCGGGCCGCCTCGATGGCGGCCAGCACGTCCGGAGGCATGGAGGTGGCGGCGCGGCGTATCAGCTCGGTGAAGGTCGCGACGAGGGACTTCTCGGCAAACGGATCGACCGGGACAGGCTTCGTCGAAAGGCTCGCGGCGAGCTTCCTGGCGGGCGCGGCCTTCTTCGCGGGGGCCGCCTTCTTCGCAGGTGCGGCCTTCCTCGCGACGGCGTGAGCCTGCCGGGCGACGGAACGTGCAACCCCGGGCTTCGCAGCGGCGGCCTTCGGGGCGGAACCCCGCTTCGCAGGCGCCGGACGAGCCGGTTTCCTGGGTTTCTTCTGCGCCATCTTCGCGTGACCTCCGGTCTTCAAGGATAACCCCGGGACGAGGACCGTTCGCGACTCCCGGGCGCCTCCCGACGAGCTGGCGGGAGGGTCGCCGAGCCGATCGGGAACCGCCGTCGCTCATCGCCTCCCCCGCGGCGGTTCGCACGGGAGGATCCGGAACGCGGGGTTTGCGGCTAACATCGTCGGTTTACCCGTTTCCGCCCGCGGCAGAGCCATGGGGCGCACGGGAGGAGGTGTACCCGGATGTCGACAGTCCCTTCACCCGCCGCGGGTTCGCCGGCCGCCGCCGTCGTCAACGACTTCTCCCTGCAGGTCGCCACGGCGAACGGCTCGGGGTCCCAGACGGCGAACAACGTCCTGCTTCGGTCGATCTTCCGGATGGGGGTCCCCGTCTCCGGGAAGAACCTCTTCCCCTCGAACATCCAGGGGCTCCCCACCTGGTTCACGATCCGGGCGAGCCGCCACGGCTACATCGGGCGGAGGCGCGAGCTGGACGTCCTCGTCCTCATGAACCCCGAGACCGCGGCGGAGGACGCCCTCGCGGCGGCGCCCGGCACGTCGGTCGTCTACGAGAAGAAGCTCGCCGTAGAGAAGCTGCGTGACGACCTTCGCCTCTTCCCCGTCCCGTTCTCCGAGCTGGCCGGAAAGCTCCCGCTCCCACCCGACCAGGCGAAGCTCCGACGGCTCCTCGTGAACATGATCTACGTCGGCGTCCTCTCCGACCTCATGGAGATCGACCCGGCGGAGATCGAGGCGTCGATCCGCCGGCAGCTCGGCGGGAAGGCGAAGGCCATCGACCTGAATCTCGCGGCGATGCGCCTCGGGATCGAGCACGCGGCGTCGGCCTTCCCCGAAAAGCTCCCCCACCGTGTCGCGCGAATGGACGCGACCGCGGGCAAGCTCATCATCGACGGCAACTCCGCCTCGGCGCTCGGCTGCCTCTTCGGTGGCGCGACCGTCTGCACCTGGTACCCCATCACCCCCTCCTCCTCCCTCTGCGAGACGTTCATCGACCTCTGCGCGGAGCACCGCGTGGACCCGGGAACGGGCCGCGCAACGGCGGCCATCGTCCAGGCCGAGGACGAGATCGCCTCCATCGGCATGGTTCTGGGCGCCGGGTGGGCCGGGGCGCGCGCCTTCACGGCGACATCCGGCCCCGGCATCTCCCTCATGTCCGAGCTCATCGGCTACGGCTATTACACCGAGATCCCTGCCGTCATCTTCGACGTGCAGCGCGTCGGACCGTCGACCGGCCTTCCGACGCGCACGATGCAGGGAGACGTCCTCATCTGCCACACGAACTCCCACGGCGACGGAAAGCACCCGGTCCTCTTTCCGTCCTCGCCCGAGGAGTGCTTCACGATGGCGCAGGAGGCCTTCGACCTCGCCGAGCGGCTCCAGACGCCGGTCTTCGTCCTGACCGACCTCGACCTCGGGATGAACAACTGGATGGCCGACCCCTTCCCGTACCCCGAAGCGCCGTTCGACCGCGGCAAGGTCCTGGACGCCGACGGCGTCGAGCGGCTGAAATCGACCTGGGGACGCTACCGGGACCTCGACGGCGACGGCATCCCCTGGCGGACGCTCCCGGGGACGGACCACCCGAAGGCGGCCTACTTCACGCGCGGGTCGGGACACAACGAAGCGGCGGGCTACACGGAGAAGGCACAGGACTACGTGAGGAACGTCGAACGCCTCGCGAGAAAGCTCGAGACCGCGCGCGGGCTGCTCCCGGGACCGGCGACCGAGGATCGTCCCGGCGCGGCGGCGGGCCTCCTGGCCTTCGGCACGTCGCACTACGGGACGACCGAGGGGCGCGACCTGCTCGAGCGCGAGCACGGCCTCCCGCTCGACTACCTCCGTCTCCGGGCCCTGCCGCTGGGCCCCGAGGCGCGCGCGTGGATCGACGGCCACGAGGTCGTCTACGTCGTCGAGCAGAACCGCGACGCCCAGCTCGCCGCGCTCCTGCGCGACGAGCTGCCCGGTCATGCCACCCGCTTCGTCTCCGTCCTCCAGTACGACGGGCTCCCGCTCGACGCCACGACGGTCGTCGACGGCGTTCTCTCCCACCGCGGACGCACCGGAGGTGCCCGATGAGCGCCACGCTCCCCGCCGCCCCGAAGACGAACCGGATCGGCCTCGCGAAGGCCGACTACGAAGGGGCGAAGTCGACCCTCTGCCTCGGCTGCGGCCACGACGTCATCACGAAGCAGATCGTCACCGCCTTCTTCGAGCTCGGCATCGAGCCGCGCCGGGTGGCGAAGTTCTCGGGCATCGGCTGCTCGTCCAAGACACCCGCGTACTTCCTGAACCGCGCGTGGGGGGTCAACGCCGTCCACGGCAGGATGCCCTCCGTCGCCACGGGAGCGCTCCTGGCGAACCCCGAGCTGCTCGGCATCGGCGTCTCGGGAGACGGCGACACCGCGTCGATCGGGATCGGGCAGTTCGTCCACCTCGTGCGGCGGAACATGCCGCTCGTCTACGTCGTCGAGAACAACGGCGTCTACGGCCTCACGAAGGGGCAGTTCTCGGCCACGGCCGACGTCGGATCCACGCTGAAAGGCGGCGGGGCCAACGACCTCGTGCCGATCGACATCTGCGGCCTCGCCATCGAGCTCGGCTGCGGCTTCGTCGCCCGCTCCTTCTCAGGCGACATGAAGCAGCTCCAGTCGATCCTGCAGGCCGCGATCACACACCGGGGAACCGCGGTCATCGACGTGATCTCCCCCTGCGTGACGTTCAACGACCACGAGGGATCGACGAAGAGCTACAAGTACGCCAGGGACCACGAAGAGCCGCTGCACGAGATCGGGTTCGTGCCGTACTTCGACGACACGGTCGCCGAGATCCCGCCCGGCGAGGTCAGGGACGTCCCCTTCCCCGACGGGAGCGTGGTCCGCTTCCACTCCGTCGGGCGCGACTACGACCCGACCGACAAGGACCAGGTCCTCGCGACCCTTCACCGGAGCCGGACGGCGAAGGAATTCCTGACCGGGATCCTCTACCTCGAGCCGGAGAAGCCGAGCTTCGCCAGGCTCCTCAACACCGTCGAGGAGCCCCTCACGACCCTGGGCGAGGAGCGCCTGCGCCCGTCCCGCGAGGTGCTCGCTGCGATCCTCGAGGCCTACCGGTGACGGCGCTGGGCGAAGTCCCGGCCCTTCCTGATCCGTGGAGCGGCCGTGCCCGAGTCGGATCATAATCATCGGATGATCCAAAGCCTCAGGACCCTGCGCCCCGGCATCGCCCTCCTCGCGCTCGGGCTCTTCGCCACGGGCTGCGCCACCACCGCCCCCGAGACGACCCTTCCGGGCCGGAACCTGGCCCTCATCGACGTGCAGTACCCCGAGAGCCGGATGTCGGGCGTCGCCATGGCAGCCGGGGAAGAGACCCCGACGGCCCGGATGGGCAAGTCGCTGATTCGGGAGCTCGGCCGCGACGGCAAGTTCCAGGTCGTCGACGCCCGGGGCGCCGGCGTCCGTCCTGCGGAGCTCGGAAAGGACGCGGCGAAGACGGCGGCGCTCGTCCGGTCGGCCCCCGCGGATGCGTACCTCGGCGTGCGCCTCCTCGACTGCGCCGCCCGCGCCATCACCGAGACCGAGCGGCGCGGCAGCGGCCCGACGGCTGTCGAGGTGACGGTCTACCTGTTCCGGGGCGAGTGCACGGCCGAGATGACGGCCTACGACCCGACCGGGAAGATCCTCAAGGTCCTCCAGAAGAGCGGCCGCTGGGACAGCCCGCGTCAGGAGCGCCCCGACTCGGGCGCCATGCAGTCGCAGGCCCTGACGAACGCCGTCGACAACACGGCCAATCGGATCGCCCGCGAGCTGAAGCCCGGACAGGCCGGCGCGCCCGCGGCGGCTCCCGAAGCGAAGTAGGACCCGGAGAACGAACGCCCCGGGTGGCGGCGCAGCGTGCGCCGCCACCCGGTCGCGATTTCAGACGCCTGCCGGGACCTCCGCCTCGACGCCGAGGGCGTCGGCGACGAGGCCCTCCTGCTCCATCGCGAAGATGTGGTGCGAGCCGGGTGCCGGACTCGCCGAGGAGCGCCGGCCGGCATAGCGAAGGGGCCGTCCAGGCCCGGCGCCCGGGACGGCGCCATCGAGGAACTGCTCGCGAACGAAGCGCCAGGCACCCATGTTCTTCGGCTCCTCCTGGGCAAAGACGAGCGTCGCGTCCTGCGGGTATCGCGCGAGGACCCGGCCGAGCGACTCGCCCGGGAACGGGTAGAGCTCCTCGAGCCTCACGATCGCGACGTCCGGGCGCGCCGCCTTCTCGCGGGCCGCGAGGAGCTCGTAGACGACCTTTCCGCTCGCGACGACGACCCGCCGCACGCCGTCAGCGCCGCCGGCGGCGAAGGCCCCGTCGTCGAGGACGGGCTGGAACGCCCCGCCTGCGATCTCGTCGAACGTCGAAACCGCCTTCGGGTGGCGCAGGAGGCTTTTCGGTGACATGACGATGAGCGGCCGCCGGACGTCGTCGCGCATCTGACGCATCAGGAGGTGGTAGTACTGCGCGGGCGTCGTCACGTTGGCGACGCTCATGTTGTCCTCGGCGCAGAGCGTCAGGAAGCGCTCGAGGCGCGCCGAGGAGTGCTCCGGCCCCTGCCCCTCCTGGCCGTGCGGCAGGAGGAGGACGAGATCGCAGGTCTGGCTCCATTTCTGCTCGGAGCCGGCGATGAACTGGTCGATGACGATCTGCGCCCCGTTCGCGAAGTCCCCGAACTGCGCCTCCCAGATGACGAGCGACGACGGGTCGGCGACGGCGTATCCGAACTCGAAGCCCATGACGCCGAACTCGGAGAGGAACGAGTCGATGACCTCGAACCGGGCCTGCGGCTCGGCGATCGCATTCAGGGGGATGAACTCGGCGCCGGTCTTCGGGTCGGCGAGGACGGAGTGGCGGTGGCTGAAGGTGCCCCGCCCCGAGTCCTGCCCGGAGAGGCGCACGGGCGTCCCCTCGAGAAGGAGCATCCCGAACGCGAGCATTTCGCCACCGGCCCAGTCGATCTCGGGGCGGCCGCTGGCGTAGTCGGCGCGCTTCTTCAGGAGCGGGCGCAGCTTCGGATGGACCTCGAACCCGGCAGGGAGGGTCGAGACGGCTTTCACGACCCGGGCGAGCTTCTCGCGGACGTCTCCTCCCGCTTCGTAACGGGGGGCTGCCGGGGCGAGGAGCGAGTCGGAGAAGGCGCCGCGCGTGCGCGTCGCCGCGGACGCGTCGTAGGCCTTCTCGAGCCTCTGCTTCGCGGCGACCCAGACGTTCTCGACCTCGGCCGCCGTCAGGAGACCGTCCCTCACGAGCGCGTCGCCATAGAGGCGCGCGACCGAGGAGTGATTCCGGATCTTGGCGTAGAGGAGCGGCTGCGTGTAGCTCGGCTCGTCCCCCTCGTTGTGGCCGTAGCGGCGGTAGCAGACCATGTCGACGACGACGTCGTGGCCGAACGCCTTCCGGTACTCGATCGCGAGGTCGACCGCCTGGACGACCGCCTCCGGGTCGTCGCCGTTCACGTGAAAGATGGGGGCCTGCACCGCCTTGGCGACGTCGGTACAGTACGGCGACGAGCGCGCGTCCTTCGGGTTCGTCGTGAAGCCGATCTGGTTGTTCACGATGACGTGGATCGTGCCGCCCGTCTGGTACCCCTCGAGCTTGCACATGTTGAGCGTCTCGGCGACGAGCCCCTGCCCCGCGAACGCGGCGTCGCCGTGGAGGAGGATCGGCAGAATCCGCTGGCGGGCCGCGTCGCCCGCGCGCTCCTGCTTGGCCCGGACCATCCCCTCGACGACCGGGTCGACCGCCTCGAGGTGGCTCGGATTCGGCGCCAGGCCCAGCTTCACCCTCTTCCCGTCGGGGGTCTCGTGGATGCCGACGGCGCCGAGGTGGTACTTCACGTCTCCCGAGCCCTGGATCGACTGCGGATCGAGGACGTCCTCGAACTCCGCGAAGATCCGGTCGACCTGTTTGCCGACGACCGTCGTCAGGATCGTCAGGCGCCCGCGGTGCGGCATCCCGACGACGGCCTCCTCGACGCCCATTTCGGCGGCCCGGTCGAGGAGCCGCGTCAGGAGCGGGATCGCCGCCTCGCCCCCCTCGAGGGAGAAGCGCTTGTGCCCGACGTACTTGGCGTGGAGGAACTTCTCGAAGCTCTCCGCCTCGACGAGCTTGGCGAGGAGCCGCTTGCGGTCGTCCGCCGAGAGCGCCGCGAGGTTCCGGGACGACTCCATCCGCTCCATGAGCCACGCCTTCTGGGCGGGGTCCTGGATGTTCATGAACTCGGCGCCGATCTTTCCGCAGTAGGTCTGCCGGAGGACCTCCAGGATCTCCCGGAGCGTCGCCTGGTCGCGCCCGGCGAGACCGTTGGTGATGAACTTCCGGTCGAGGTCCCAGATCGTGTAGCCGAACGTCGCCGGGTCGAGCTCGGCGTGGTAGGGAGGCGTGTCGAAGCCGAGCGGGTCGAGGTCGGCGAGGAGGTGCCCGCGCACCCGGTAGAAGTTGATGAGCGGGAGGATCCGCGCCTGCTTCTCGACCGCCTCGAGGCGCGAGGCGCCGCCGAGGAAGGGCGGGTTCCTGTCGGGCTCCCAGACGACGGGGCGGTGCGGCACGCGCAAGTCGCCGAAGATGCGCT
The sequence above is a segment of the Holophagales bacterium genome. Coding sequences within it:
- a CDS encoding 2-oxoacid:ferredoxin oxidoreductase subunit beta, which encodes MSATLPAAPKTNRIGLAKADYEGAKSTLCLGCGHDVITKQIVTAFFELGIEPRRVAKFSGIGCSSKTPAYFLNRAWGVNAVHGRMPSVATGALLANPELLGIGVSGDGDTASIGIGQFVHLVRRNMPLVYVVENNGVYGLTKGQFSATADVGSTLKGGGANDLVPIDICGLAIELGCGFVARSFSGDMKQLQSILQAAITHRGTAVIDVISPCVTFNDHEGSTKSYKYARDHEEPLHEIGFVPYFDDTVAEIPPGEVRDVPFPDGSVVRFHSVGRDYDPTDKDQVLATLHRSRTAKEFLTGILYLEPEKPSFARLLNTVEEPLTTLGEERLRPSREVLAAILEAYR
- a CDS encoding ABC transporter substrate-binding protein codes for the protein MRIVSLCPSITESLVALGLGGSLAGITRYCVHPREALEGIPRVGGTKNPDFDAIAALAPDLVLCNAEENRGADVAALSKRHRVDVSHPTRVADVPPLLRRLGELTETGDVAEGWARAVEEKLSAARAGRAVRFAYLIWKGPWMAAAAGTYISDLLETFGGVNAFPAAGAPWPKTDEEELAALEPELVVLPDEPFPFGDADRAHWARALPSARVVRVPGEDFCWHGVRTLRGLAAAGALLAEVA
- a CDS encoding 2-oxoacid:acceptor oxidoreductase subunit alpha — protein: MSTVPSPAAGSPAAAVVNDFSLQVATANGSGSQTANNVLLRSIFRMGVPVSGKNLFPSNIQGLPTWFTIRASRHGYIGRRRELDVLVLMNPETAAEDALAAAPGTSVVYEKKLAVEKLRDDLRLFPVPFSELAGKLPLPPDQAKLRRLLVNMIYVGVLSDLMEIDPAEIEASIRRQLGGKAKAIDLNLAAMRLGIEHAASAFPEKLPHRVARMDATAGKLIIDGNSASALGCLFGGATVCTWYPITPSSSLCETFIDLCAEHRVDPGTGRATAAIVQAEDEIASIGMVLGAGWAGARAFTATSGPGISLMSELIGYGYYTEIPAVIFDVQRVGPSTGLPTRTMQGDVLICHTNSHGDGKHPVLFPSSPEECFTMAQEAFDLAERLQTPVFVLTDLDLGMNNWMADPFPYPEAPFDRGKVLDADGVERLKSTWGRYRDLDGDGIPWRTLPGTDHPKAAYFTRGSGHNEAAGYTEKAQDYVRNVERLARKLETARGLLPGPATEDRPGAAAGLLAFGTSHYGTTEGRDLLEREHGLPLDYLRLRALPLGPEARAWIDGHEVVYVVEQNRDAQLAALLRDELPGHATRFVSVLQYDGLPLDATTVVDGVLSHRGRTGGAR
- a CDS encoding multifunctional oxoglutarate decarboxylase/oxoglutarate dehydrogenase thiamine pyrophosphate-binding subunit/dihydrolipoyllysine-residue succinyltransferase subunit; the encoded protein is MHDAVLDALTESFGDNAGFALELYAQYRLNPGTVGDDWRRTFEQFEKRARAGGTPVSAPSEMAQAAPEFAPPAVGAPLVAAPAPVPSPVPAPRFPAPQLRPGEKLQPLVGGSATIARNMDASLSVPTATSQRVLPVKAMEENRRILNHHREAVRQSKISFTHLVAWAIVRAIEKHPGMNDAYAEAEGRPQRVRKPHVNLGIAVDVTKKDGTRTLLVPNIKLAEELDFAEFVATFDNLIGKARRGSIEPEAFLGTSISLTNPGTLGTTSSSPRLMPGQGCIVATGAMGYPPEYQAMPDEVVSSLGISRVMAVTSTYDHRVVQGAESGAFLATLQELLLGGNGFYERIFGDLRVPHRPVVWEPDRNPPFLGGASRLEAVEKQARILPLINFYRVRGHLLADLDPLGFDTPPYHAELDPATFGYTIWDLDRKFITNGLAGRDQATLREILEVLRQTYCGKIGAEFMNIQDPAQKAWLMERMESSRNLAALSADDRKRLLAKLVEAESFEKFLHAKYVGHKRFSLEGGEAAIPLLTRLLDRAAEMGVEEAVVGMPHRGRLTILTTVVGKQVDRIFAEFEDVLDPQSIQGSGDVKYHLGAVGIHETPDGKRVKLGLAPNPSHLEAVDPVVEGMVRAKQERAGDAARQRILPILLHGDAAFAGQGLVAETLNMCKLEGYQTGGTIHVIVNNQIGFTTNPKDARSSPYCTDVAKAVQAPIFHVNGDDPEAVVQAVDLAIEYRKAFGHDVVVDMVCYRRYGHNEGDEPSYTQPLLYAKIRNHSSVARLYGDALVRDGLLTAAEVENVWVAAKQRLEKAYDASAATRTRGAFSDSLLAPAAPRYEAGGDVREKLARVVKAVSTLPAGFEVHPKLRPLLKKRADYASGRPEIDWAGGEMLAFGMLLLEGTPVRLSGQDSGRGTFSHRHSVLADPKTGAEFIPLNAIAEPQARFEVIDSFLSEFGVMGFEFGYAVADPSSLVIWEAQFGDFANGAQIVIDQFIAGSEQKWSQTCDLVLLLPHGQEGQGPEHSSARLERFLTLCAEDNMSVANVTTPAQYYHLLMRQMRDDVRRPLIVMSPKSLLRHPKAVSTFDEIAGGAFQPVLDDGAFAAGGADGVRRVVVASGKVVYELLAAREKAARPDVAIVRLEELYPFPGESLGRVLARYPQDATLVFAQEEPKNMGAWRFVREQFLDGAVPGAGPGRPLRYAGRRSSASPAPGSHHIFAMEQEGLVADALGVEAEVPAGV